The following coding sequences lie in one Alicyclobacillus curvatus genomic window:
- a CDS encoding sulfite exporter TauE/SafE family protein, whose amino-acid sequence MTHGLLVILIVFIVGFVTTYLKITIDRIFLVLLLVLWMGFGIQQAVVINALVMLLASLMFFRKAGRELSQLPSAVKWSVVTLSLIGGILGRWLGLHTSARGLLLILGLYAVLVGLRLLLIKPKMVPEGKMRAGVSVVTGLFSVLTGLISAGGKPLQIPVLVKGFKLSMPQAYLVASLGTIASTVGFLVGELWFAKAIPLSSLAWSWIYFVGISLVMFVFEPLWNPKAQKWVTLLVGILLTAVGIKLII is encoded by the coding sequence ATGACACACGGGTTGCTTGTCATCTTGATTGTCTTCATCGTAGGGTTTGTGACGACCTATCTCAAAATCACCATCGATAGAATTTTCTTGGTCTTACTGTTGGTGCTTTGGATGGGCTTCGGCATTCAACAAGCCGTTGTCATCAACGCTTTGGTCATGCTTCTGGCATCGTTGATGTTTTTTCGGAAAGCGGGACGGGAATTATCTCAGCTGCCGAGTGCAGTAAAATGGAGCGTTGTAACGCTTTCCTTGATTGGAGGCATCCTTGGGCGCTGGCTTGGACTGCACACGTCCGCTCGCGGTTTACTGCTCATTCTCGGCCTCTATGCCGTTTTGGTCGGGCTCCGGCTCTTGCTGATAAAGCCCAAAATGGTTCCGGAGGGGAAGATGCGCGCGGGGGTCAGCGTCGTCACGGGACTGTTTAGCGTACTTACCGGCTTGATTAGTGCCGGTGGGAAACCGCTTCAAATTCCTGTTTTGGTCAAAGGGTTTAAGTTATCCATGCCCCAGGCATATCTGGTGGCATCGTTAGGAACCATCGCCTCTACCGTTGGTTTCCTCGTTGGAGAGCTCTGGTTTGCAAAGGCAATCCCACTTTCGAGCCTTGCCTGGTCCTGGATATATTTCGTTGGCATTAGCTTGGTCATGTTCGTCTTTGAACCGCTTTGGAATCCAAAGGCTCAAAAATGGGTGACTTTACTCGTCGGAATTTTATTGACGGCAGTCGGTATCAAGCTCATTATCTGA
- a CDS encoding carboxymuconolactone decarboxylase family protein, translating to MKVEELLSAMEKEAGARPVTMELLSQLDESAVFEHASNKQWLFSKTAVPNKYKILMSITAAAALGQENCIKTYVKSALQQGVQKDEILEALLVARFVKATTVISASVDALRLLVEDSQISVEK from the coding sequence ATGAAAGTTGAAGAATTACTGTCAGCCATGGAAAAAGAGGCAGGCGCACGCCCGGTGACGATGGAGTTGCTCAGTCAACTGGACGAGAGTGCCGTGTTTGAGCATGCCAGTAATAAGCAATGGCTGTTTAGCAAGACCGCTGTCCCGAACAAATACAAAATCTTGATGAGTATTACTGCGGCTGCGGCACTTGGGCAGGAGAACTGTATCAAAACCTACGTAAAGAGTGCTTTGCAACAAGGGGTACAGAAAGATGAAATCCTGGAAGCCTTACTCGTTGCCAGATTTGTGAAGGCGACAACCGTCATTTCTGCTTCCGTAGACGCCCTAAGGCTTCTCGTTGAGGACAGTCAAATAAGCGTAGAAAAATAG
- a CDS encoding winged helix-turn-helix transcriptional regulator — MTNHRFQPWHLSIGEEVEEVVRRAETTYPILTQDEQLEELALFHKALGDETRLKIVGMLLVQDVCLCEVVEGLHIPTSTINHHLKILERGGVIEGRREGKFTVYSLEKNKLDRIPFAQRADNEAVEGNQGYDHNQAHEDTQIHEDDRADDDNRPHEDNRSPEENQLRGGTVHDES; from the coding sequence ATCACAAACCATCGATTCCAGCCATGGCATTTGTCTATCGGTGAAGAAGTTGAGGAAGTCGTCCGAAGGGCTGAAACAACCTATCCCATCCTGACTCAGGATGAGCAATTGGAAGAGTTGGCCCTCTTTCATAAGGCGCTCGGGGATGAGACCAGGCTTAAGATTGTCGGCATGTTGCTCGTCCAGGATGTCTGTCTGTGTGAAGTCGTGGAGGGGCTCCACATCCCGACCTCGACCATCAATCACCACCTGAAGATTCTAGAACGGGGCGGGGTCATCGAAGGGCGCAGGGAAGGGAAGTTCACCGTCTACTCCCTTGAAAAAAACAAACTGGACCGGATTCCATTCGCTCAGCGTGCGGACAACGAGGCTGTTGAAGGCAACCAGGGCTATGACCACAACCAAGCTCATGAAGATACCCAGATTCATGAAGACGACCGGGCCGATGACGATAATAGGCCCCATGAAGACAACAGGTCCCCTGAGGAAAATCAGCTTAGAGGAGGAACAGTCCATGATGAAAGTTGA
- a CDS encoding FAD-dependent oxidoreductase, which translates to MQKLVIIGAGFGGLTVFHHVSRWTGSQDVEVTVIDERETFLVKPSVPEVALGEKDIRDITFPLRPVIESYGRFIRSRVHRIDPKEQQVYLDDEVSVPYDFLVIALGGKKDFESVPGFREYGYSVCTDILAPRLYEAIENFEQGNILIGSAPMLSGTRVKDVPHLETACEGPVGEVAFMIDSELRARGIREQARIICFSPAEIFFEDVGDKVHEAFEGLARKHEVEVVTNKVIDSIEKDGVVFKDGSTIASALTVLIPTYRGPDVLTESGLGDEAGFVPTDENFQHLDYENIFAIGDVASRTVPKLGHLAVEQGNLVASLLRQRMTGRGETYDYEPEIFCIMNMGNRKAMLIRSNTLWGGQMDISYHSSMSHLMKSSFDTYMVKFKGKMPPQLAQRLLNVYLGRFQE; encoded by the coding sequence ATGCAGAAACTTGTGATTATCGGGGCTGGGTTCGGCGGGCTGACTGTCTTCCATCACGTCTCAAGGTGGACGGGTTCGCAGGACGTGGAAGTAACGGTCATTGACGAGCGCGAAACCTTTTTAGTGAAGCCATCTGTTCCGGAAGTGGCACTCGGAGAAAAAGACATTCGGGACATTACTTTCCCGCTGCGACCTGTCATCGAGTCGTACGGTCGCTTTATCCGCAGTCGCGTCCATCGTATTGATCCGAAGGAACAACAGGTGTATCTCGATGATGAAGTCAGTGTACCGTACGATTTTCTCGTCATTGCCCTCGGTGGCAAAAAGGACTTTGAGTCGGTGCCTGGCTTCCGGGAATACGGCTATTCGGTCTGCACCGACATTCTCGCGCCGCGGCTGTATGAGGCCATCGAGAACTTTGAACAAGGCAATATTTTGATTGGATCCGCACCGATGCTCTCCGGCACGCGCGTCAAAGATGTCCCTCATCTGGAGACGGCCTGTGAAGGCCCGGTGGGCGAAGTTGCGTTTATGATTGACAGCGAGCTGCGAGCGCGTGGCATTCGCGAGCAAGCGCGAATCATCTGCTTTAGTCCTGCGGAAATCTTCTTTGAGGATGTCGGTGACAAAGTACACGAAGCGTTTGAAGGACTGGCTCGGAAGCATGAAGTCGAGGTGGTGACCAATAAAGTCATCGACAGCATTGAGAAGGATGGTGTTGTGTTCAAAGACGGATCGACCATCGCCTCCGCCCTAACGGTTCTCATCCCAACGTATCGTGGACCCGATGTCCTTACAGAATCCGGCCTTGGCGATGAAGCCGGTTTTGTGCCTACGGATGAAAACTTCCAGCATCTGGATTACGAGAACATCTTCGCCATCGGCGATGTGGCGTCGCGAACCGTGCCCAAACTCGGTCACCTTGCCGTGGAGCAGGGGAACTTGGTGGCGAGTCTGCTTCGCCAACGCATGACAGGACGTGGCGAAACATACGACTATGAACCCGAAATCTTTTGCATCATGAACATGGGGAACCGCAAAGCCATGCTCATCCGCTCCAACACCCTCTGGGGAGGTCAAATGGACATTTCCTACCACAGTTCCATGTCACATCTGATGAAATCATCGTTCGACACATACATGGTGAAGTTTAAAGGCAAGATGCCCCCGCAACTGGCACAACGCTTGCTCAATGTCTATCTCGGGCGTTTTCAGGAGTGA
- a CDS encoding DUF1254 domain-containing protein, protein MMEHMEYEHVLIFVACMVAAWFIVIYLLPRLLLSVFKRAILVKGFGEGPIPVNTLYTQPQELFADPLHASGSKFMTTGVNRDTLLVVGWLDLKKGPQIMRVPDMNGRYYSVQLTNPSTNTNFAYVGKRTTGTESGSFLITGPGWKGSVPQGLSQISSPNHSVLVIGRIFVNSDNDIPTAHGLAKQIQLSSVT, encoded by the coding sequence ATGATGGAACACATGGAGTACGAGCATGTGCTGATATTCGTTGCCTGCATGGTCGCGGCGTGGTTCATTGTCATCTACCTTTTGCCGCGCCTGCTGCTGTCTGTGTTCAAACGAGCCATCCTTGTGAAGGGGTTTGGCGAAGGTCCCATCCCAGTCAACACGCTCTATACGCAGCCTCAAGAGCTATTTGCCGATCCGCTCCACGCTTCCGGCTCCAAATTCATGACAACCGGCGTGAACCGTGACACGCTCCTCGTCGTCGGCTGGTTAGACTTGAAGAAAGGTCCGCAAATCATGCGTGTGCCGGATATGAACGGTCGCTATTACAGCGTGCAGTTGACCAATCCATCGACAAACACGAACTTTGCCTATGTCGGCAAACGCACCACGGGAACCGAGTCTGGCTCTTTCCTCATCACGGGTCCCGGTTGGAAAGGTTCCGTACCGCAGGGATTGTCACAGATTTCTTCACCAAATCATTCCGTACTTGTGATTGGTCGCATTTTTGTCAATAGCGACAACGACATCCCAACTGCCCATGGGCTTGCGAAGCAAATACAACTATCATCCGTGACATAA
- a CDS encoding DUF1214 domain-containing protein, whose protein sequence is MTNKEYTLFLALIGIICGYVIIKSLLFVHVRPVQTDIIQGILVGFGMAIITAQIAAKIKSTKVNGWTTIFGLGAPGNGMLLRAACTLAFPGPVNIPQEAMYWKTSVDGASHDLSGEHDYIMHFPAGGLPPNDAFWSLTMGDAKNHFVANSINRCSVSDRSGLVPNADGSVDIYIQKTAPAGFESNWLPAPSGKFILWFRVYIPGVEILTGKYQVPPVVEAK, encoded by the coding sequence ATGACGAACAAAGAATATACGCTCTTCTTGGCGCTCATCGGCATCATTTGCGGCTACGTCATCATTAAGTCGTTGCTTTTTGTCCACGTAAGACCTGTGCAGACCGATATCATCCAAGGCATCTTAGTCGGATTCGGGATGGCGATTATCACGGCACAAATTGCCGCCAAAATCAAGAGCACAAAAGTCAACGGGTGGACCACCATATTTGGATTAGGCGCGCCAGGCAACGGTATGTTGCTGCGAGCCGCCTGTACCCTCGCCTTTCCTGGACCTGTAAACATACCGCAAGAGGCGATGTACTGGAAGACATCCGTTGATGGTGCAAGTCATGACCTCTCCGGAGAGCACGACTACATCATGCATTTTCCGGCGGGTGGACTCCCGCCGAATGACGCGTTCTGGTCATTGACGATGGGGGATGCAAAGAACCACTTTGTGGCGAACTCAATCAACCGATGCAGCGTGAGTGATAGGTCAGGACTCGTGCCAAACGCCGACGGCTCCGTTGACATTTACATTCAGAAGACGGCTCCGGCAGGTTTTGAGTCCAACTGGCTGCCCGCGCCCTCTGGCAAATTCATTCTGTGGTTTCGCGTGTATATTCCGGGTGTGGAAATTCTCACCGGAAAATATCAGGTGCCGCCGGTTGTGGAGGCGAAATGA
- a CDS encoding SdpI family protein, translated as MPWWGWLSWILVMVLGMVTYFHLPAQVPSHVNSAGHPALFVSRLLAVVYAPGIMLVIMLLWHVLWRIDPKKRNYDAFWPTYRYIGGVVVVCVGLIYLTVLGHLVHIGTMRLALTAYGIMFMLIANVLPRLRTNWWIGVRTPWTLSSEESWRRSHRLAGQLGIPTAILIILLAWVLPISKLMVLSAVGPVVLWMLITVAASYFYAKKA; from the coding sequence ATCCCTTGGTGGGGCTGGCTGTCGTGGATTTTGGTCATGGTTCTCGGGATGGTCACGTACTTTCATCTTCCTGCACAGGTTCCAAGCCACGTGAATTCGGCTGGACATCCGGCGCTCTTCGTTTCGCGGTTATTAGCAGTCGTGTACGCACCTGGAATCATGCTCGTGATTATGCTCTTATGGCATGTACTCTGGAGGATTGACCCAAAAAAGAGGAATTATGACGCCTTCTGGCCCACGTATCGATATATCGGCGGCGTCGTTGTCGTGTGTGTTGGATTGATTTACCTGACGGTTTTGGGACACCTGGTGCACATCGGAACGATGCGTTTGGCACTGACCGCTTATGGAATCATGTTCATGCTTATCGCAAATGTGCTGCCGCGTCTTCGCACAAATTGGTGGATTGGGGTTCGGACGCCTTGGACCCTTTCGAGCGAAGAAAGTTGGCGCCGGTCACATCGGCTTGCGGGCCAACTCGGCATCCCGACGGCTATTCTCATCATTCTTCTCGCTTGGGTTTTGCCCATCAGTAAGCTGATGGTGTTGTCGGCAGTTGGACCGGTTGTTTTGTGGATGCTAATTACCGTTGCTGCATCGTATTTTTACGCCAAAAAGGCGTAA
- a CDS encoding winged helix-turn-helix transcriptional regulator, whose protein sequence is MNESVFKAMSDATRRKIIELLKEGPKTAGEIADQFTHAQPTISRHLTVLKNANLVTDQREGTFIIYRLNTTILQEWLAWLLEHFGGGETGE, encoded by the coding sequence ATGAATGAGAGTGTTTTTAAGGCAATGTCGGATGCAACACGTAGAAAGATCATCGAATTATTAAAGGAAGGACCAAAGACGGCAGGTGAAATTGCGGATCAGTTTACACACGCTCAGCCGACAATTAGCCGACATTTAACCGTGCTCAAAAATGCAAATTTGGTGACCGATCAGCGGGAAGGGACTTTTATTATTTACAGGCTCAACACAACGATTTTGCAAGAATGGCTGGCATGGCTTCTTGAACACTTTGGAGGTGGCGAGACCGGTGAATAA
- a CDS encoding DUF4440 domain-containing protein: MKDLKSELLDLEQYHLKPEVRKNSENTLGVILAQDFFEIGSSGKFIYRQDCLVEGGIGEWDVTMTNFEIHPLSDDVVLTTYHVENRTRSRNTLRSSIWKLTDGRWRMVFHQGTVEQ; this comes from the coding sequence ATGAAGGACTTAAAATCCGAACTACTCGACCTGGAGCAATATCACTTGAAACCAGAGGTACGCAAAAACTCGGAAAATACTTTGGGTGTCATACTGGCTCAGGATTTCTTTGAAATCGGTAGCTCAGGGAAGTTCATCTATAGGCAAGATTGTCTGGTTGAGGGCGGCATTGGTGAATGGGATGTCACCATGACCAATTTTGAGATTCATCCATTGTCTGATGATGTCGTTTTAACCACGTACCATGTGGAAAACCGCACCCGAAGCCGCAACACCTTGCGGAGTAGTATTTGGAAGTTGACTGACGGCCGTTGGCGGATGGTTTTTCACCAAGGCACTGTTGAACAATAG
- a CDS encoding sugar nucleotide-binding protein, whose product MQKVLILGASGLVGRALTDELKAGFDVFGTYHSTSTKLPSDKQFQVGIQDINQLNEITRSINPDIVISCIGGEFKQQLSFHKELAMELRNSTSRMYYFSTTNVFDGDESKPHTESDVPIAQSDYGNFKIECETILNDILGDRLTIIRIPAIWGKNSPRWNSLQEHIENNSVIDVYSNLITNNLLDVVLAKQLRFIIENELKGTFHLGSVDMMTHAQFYEHILDKLVSDKSLLRYRLYEGKSDTCYFRLNSLRDDIPDYLLTTNGDIISYLVG is encoded by the coding sequence ATGCAAAAGGTGCTTATTCTTGGCGCAAGTGGACTGGTAGGAAGGGCTTTGACCGATGAACTAAAAGCCGGATTTGATGTGTTCGGAACATATCACTCTACCTCGACCAAACTCCCAAGTGACAAACAGTTCCAGGTGGGCATTCAGGACATCAATCAATTAAATGAAATTACCCGGTCAATTAACCCTGATATCGTTATTTCGTGTATAGGTGGGGAATTTAAACAACAGCTTAGCTTTCACAAGGAACTGGCTATGGAACTACGAAACAGCACAAGTCGTATGTACTACTTTTCCACGACAAACGTATTTGATGGGGACGAATCAAAACCGCACACGGAAAGTGATGTGCCAATAGCTCAGTCAGACTACGGGAATTTCAAGATAGAATGTGAGACCATCCTAAATGACATCTTGGGTGACAGGTTGACCATTATTCGCATCCCGGCAATCTGGGGGAAGAATTCTCCAAGATGGAACTCATTACAGGAACACATTGAAAACAATTCAGTCATAGATGTGTACAGCAACCTCATCACGAATAATCTTTTGGATGTTGTGTTAGCCAAACAGCTACGGTTCATTATTGAAAATGAGTTAAAAGGGACATTTCACTTAGGCTCGGTGGATATGATGACTCATGCACAGTTTTATGAACATATCTTAGACAAACTCGTGAGTGACAAGAGTTTGCTGCGATACCGTTTATACGAAGGCAAATCCGACACTTGTTATTTTAGACTGAATTCACTACGTGATGACATCCCTGACTATCTTCTAACCACCAACGGAGACATCATCTCTTATTTAGTGGGGTAA
- the secF gene encoding protein translocase subunit SecF, with amino-acid sequence MKQFNIVKHRKWFFLLSSLITVAGLIVFAVKGFNLGPDFKSGSRIQMQGSFSTAQVEHIFKDAGVNVSPSEIAYGGTTGNSVTIVRLPEVLTTQQASALTHQWTKTQIDTVDPFAAEVTSHKAVLAVLFASLFIMAYVAIRFEVRFAVSGIVALLHDAFIVMSVFALFRIEVNLLFVTAVLTIVGYSINDTIVIFDRIRENLKLQKPKTLAELEEVTDKSLWQTMRRSINTVTTVLIAAVSLYFFGGPTLHHFTLALIVGLISGAYSSIFIASPLWVAWRSRQLTSAVK; translated from the coding sequence ATGAAACAATTCAATATTGTGAAGCACCGTAAATGGTTTTTTCTATTGTCGAGCCTAATTACCGTGGCGGGCTTGATTGTATTCGCAGTCAAGGGCTTTAACTTAGGTCCTGATTTTAAGTCGGGCTCACGTATTCAGATGCAAGGCTCATTTTCGACCGCTCAAGTGGAGCACATATTTAAAGATGCGGGGGTGAATGTGTCGCCGAGCGAGATCGCATACGGAGGAACAACGGGAAACAGCGTGACGATTGTTCGCTTGCCGGAAGTGTTAACAACGCAACAAGCATCGGCGCTTACTCACCAGTGGACGAAGACACAAATTGACACGGTTGATCCGTTTGCAGCCGAAGTGACGTCGCATAAAGCGGTGTTAGCGGTCCTGTTTGCCTCATTGTTCATCATGGCTTACGTAGCCATTCGCTTTGAGGTTCGGTTTGCAGTTTCAGGCATTGTGGCGTTGCTCCATGACGCATTCATTGTCATGTCGGTCTTCGCACTCTTTCGTATCGAGGTCAATCTGCTATTCGTAACAGCTGTGCTGACCATCGTGGGATATTCAATTAATGACACCATCGTCATTTTCGACCGCATCCGTGAGAACCTGAAACTGCAAAAACCCAAAACCTTGGCTGAACTTGAGGAAGTTACGGACAAGAGCCTGTGGCAAACGATGAGACGGTCTATCAATACCGTCACAACAGTACTCATTGCCGCTGTGTCGCTGTATTTTTTTGGAGGACCGACGCTTCATCATTTCACGCTTGCATTAATTGTGGGATTGATTAGCGGGGCATATAGTTCCATTTTCATAGCCAGCCCACTGTGGGTTGCTTGGCGGAGCAGACAGCTAACATCTGCCGTGAAATAA
- the secD gene encoding protein translocase subunit SecD has translation MKWIRIFWLLLVAASIVGVTVGTSAGLWKHTKLGLDLRGGYDLVYQIDSQGQALTASDKQAVLTAVQLRVDAAGIGSPNIQLEDQNRIDVQLAGTYSAQQANRIIGQTSQLGMYASAKVKTENGQLLPYTPQNAAIPNSTIVPSGPALVTGKDLKSNASYQQDPQRGDVVAVTFKNPGEWQFITTRYLGKTIYTFLGSQMINSARVTQITPNGQTEITGMTPQQCVLLAKELNAGALPYPLHLVSSTTVGPSLGALSLQTTMRAGLVALVLIFAFMMFVYRTAGVIANLSLIAYGYISLALFSGLGIVLTLPGLAALVLGIGMAVDANIISYERVIDELNSGKSLMSSVIAGNRRALRTIVDSNVTTFVAGIVMYMVGQGDIKGFAMALMLSVATSFLTSVFLSRTMLLQLAKTKILHSSVWFGFGKRRLQTR, from the coding sequence GTGAAATGGATAAGAATATTCTGGCTCTTGCTTGTAGCAGCCAGCATTGTCGGTGTTACAGTCGGTACGTCTGCAGGGCTGTGGAAGCACACAAAACTGGGACTTGATTTACGCGGTGGTTATGACTTGGTGTATCAAATTGACTCACAGGGACAAGCACTCACGGCAAGTGATAAACAGGCTGTTCTAACAGCAGTTCAGTTACGCGTGGATGCAGCGGGAATTGGTTCCCCCAACATTCAATTGGAGGACCAAAACCGCATTGACGTCCAACTTGCTGGCACGTACAGTGCACAGCAAGCCAATCGAATTATTGGTCAGACGTCTCAGTTAGGGATGTATGCAAGCGCAAAGGTCAAAACAGAAAATGGGCAGTTGCTCCCGTACACTCCACAAAATGCAGCTATACCGAACAGTACCATTGTGCCAAGCGGACCTGCTCTGGTGACAGGCAAAGACCTCAAGAGTAACGCGTCGTATCAGCAAGATCCGCAACGCGGGGACGTTGTTGCGGTCACATTCAAAAATCCTGGCGAATGGCAATTCATCACGACAAGGTATCTTGGCAAGACGATATACACATTCCTCGGCTCTCAGATGATTAATTCTGCGAGAGTTACACAAATCACTCCGAACGGACAGACCGAGATTACGGGGATGACACCACAACAGTGTGTGTTGCTGGCGAAAGAACTGAATGCTGGGGCACTACCGTATCCCCTGCACCTGGTCAGTTCCACAACCGTTGGGCCATCACTTGGTGCGCTGTCCCTCCAAACTACAATGCGAGCAGGTTTAGTCGCGCTGGTTCTAATATTCGCGTTCATGATGTTTGTTTATCGAACAGCTGGTGTAATCGCCAATCTCAGTTTGATTGCGTACGGGTACATCAGCTTGGCTCTGTTCTCAGGACTAGGCATCGTTCTTACATTGCCAGGGCTTGCCGCCTTGGTGCTTGGCATCGGAATGGCAGTGGACGCGAACATCATCAGCTATGAACGCGTAATCGATGAACTGAACAGTGGTAAGAGCTTGATGTCGAGTGTCATTGCGGGGAACCGTCGAGCTCTTCGAACGATTGTTGATTCCAATGTGACAACCTTCGTTGCAGGCATCGTGATGTATATGGTGGGACAAGGCGATATTAAGGGATTTGCCATGGCGCTTATGCTGAGCGTGGCAACCAGCTTCCTGACTTCCGTGTTCCTCAGCCGTACGATGCTCTTGCAGTTGGCTAAGACAAAGATTTTGCATAGTTCGGTCTGGTTTGGCTTTGGGAAGAGGAGGCTTCAGACAAGATGA
- a CDS encoding sigma-70 family RNA polymerase sigma factor, which yields MNVRLNIEDLLKQYGTDILRLIRFYTKSDNDAEDLTQEVFIRAHKTLSDFRNECSPKTWLIRIAVNVCRNYHRSQLRHPQVLVDTIPFAGRSPSAESEVMEHSESTELVRLIQELPIQQKEVILLHYYEEESVASIATLLGVSVSTVKIRLFRARKALKRRQEELHDAEGSEYSSSLQRLKQTADNTFLSHLHMNTDIENRILERVRTETTEDATQTKHPRRNLVCSILFAFIVTAGLTAVGVINSRHNYQQTVRALETSVVEISPIAAALGVFMVKDALRTVDGRLNSRATLALAN from the coding sequence ATGAACGTGCGACTAAACATCGAAGATTTGTTGAAACAGTATGGGACGGATATCCTTCGTCTCATCCGCTTTTATACCAAAAGTGATAACGACGCCGAAGATTTGACCCAGGAAGTTTTCATTCGAGCACACAAAACCCTGAGTGACTTCCGAAATGAATGTAGCCCGAAGACTTGGTTGATTCGCATCGCTGTGAATGTGTGCCGTAATTACCATCGGTCCCAGTTACGCCACCCTCAGGTGCTGGTTGACACCATACCTTTTGCGGGCCGGAGTCCATCGGCTGAATCAGAAGTAATGGAGCACTCGGAGTCAACAGAACTGGTTCGTTTAATACAAGAACTACCGATTCAGCAAAAAGAAGTTATTCTGCTTCACTATTATGAAGAAGAGTCGGTGGCCTCAATTGCGACTTTGCTCGGGGTTAGTGTTAGTACCGTTAAGATACGCCTATTTCGAGCACGAAAGGCGCTAAAGCGGAGACAGGAGGAGTTACACGATGCCGAGGGAAGCGAATATTCATCATCTTTGCAACGGTTAAAGCAAACGGCTGACAATACATTTCTCAGTCATCTTCATATGAATACAGACATCGAAAATCGGATTTTGGAGCGAGTGCGAACAGAAACCACCGAAGACGCAACGCAGACGAAGCATCCAAGAAGGAATCTTGTGTGTTCAATCCTCTTTGCTTTCATCGTTACAGCGGGTCTCACGGCAGTCGGTGTAATCAACTCCAGACACAATTACCAGCAGACTGTGAGGGCACTGGAAACGTCCGTTGTTGAAATCTCTCCAATAGCTGCCGCCTTAGGTGTTTTCATGGTGAAGGACGCACTCCGTACCGTTGACGGGCGTCTAAACTCAAGGGCAACACTCGCCCTAGCAAACTGA
- a CDS encoding acetyltransferase, protein MVRGDLEIRPLTDEDAPILHKWFNDPRVLAYYEGRDRPHDMDMVRERFLRNTDLNGVLGCLVTWTGSPLGYVQIYPVLGEALTLYGYPPDYRIYGMDQFLGEPDLWNQGIGTLLVESVTDWLFQECKADRVVMDPRVENTRAIHVYEKCGFRKVKLLPERELHEGKHHDCWLMEVQVQRLPRHVAQSTPENA, encoded by the coding sequence CTGGTACGAGGTGATTTAGAAATCCGTCCACTCACGGATGAAGATGCTCCCATCCTTCACAAGTGGTTCAATGACCCACGTGTTCTCGCCTATTATGAAGGACGGGACAGGCCACATGACATGGATATGGTGCGTGAAAGGTTCCTAAGGAATACTGATTTAAATGGCGTTCTTGGTTGTTTAGTTACATGGACGGGTTCGCCCTTAGGGTATGTCCAAATCTACCCTGTGTTAGGCGAGGCATTAACATTATACGGGTATCCGCCGGATTATCGGATATACGGCATGGACCAATTTCTCGGAGAACCAGACTTGTGGAATCAAGGGATTGGAACCTTGTTGGTCGAGTCAGTTACAGACTGGTTATTCCAAGAGTGTAAAGCTGACCGAGTGGTCATGGACCCGCGGGTCGAGAATACAAGGGCGATACACGTTTACGAAAAATGTGGCTTTCGAAAGGTAAAACTGTTGCCCGAGCGGGAACTACACGAAGGCAAACATCATGATTGCTGGCTTATGGAGGTTCAAGTACAACGGCTACCTCGTCACGTTGCACAAAGCACACCTGAAAATGCCTAA